In the genome of Gemmatimonadetes bacterium SCN 70-22, one region contains:
- a CDS encoding RNA polymerase subunit sigma has protein sequence MAAGRIASKKSSFDEGSLDQYLRDISAYPLITREEEVSLAQCIRQGDQDALDKLVRSNLRFVVSVAKKYQNQGVSLSDLINEGNLGLIRAAHKFDETKGIKFISYAVWWIRQAILQALAEQSRIVRVPLNRAGTLHRIGKRANALLQELGREATHAEIADGMDITEEEVAKTMSISQAHLSLDAPLTPGEDNKLLDYLPDNLNPTPDEQTFEKALTESIEEALSSLKEREAKILRLYFGLDGEEPMTLEQIGALLGITRERVRQIKEKALSRLRHVSRARALESYLG, from the coding sequence GTGGCTGCAGGACGCATCGCTTCCAAGAAGTCGTCGTTCGACGAAGGCTCGCTGGACCAGTACCTCCGCGACATCAGCGCCTACCCGCTCATCACGCGGGAGGAGGAGGTGTCGCTCGCGCAGTGCATCCGCCAGGGGGACCAGGATGCGCTGGACAAGCTGGTGCGCTCCAACCTGCGCTTCGTGGTGTCGGTCGCGAAGAAGTACCAGAACCAGGGGGTCTCGCTCTCGGACCTGATCAACGAGGGGAACCTCGGGCTCATCCGGGCCGCCCACAAGTTCGACGAGACCAAGGGGATCAAGTTCATTTCCTACGCGGTCTGGTGGATCCGGCAGGCGATCCTCCAGGCGCTCGCCGAGCAGTCCCGCATCGTCCGCGTCCCGCTCAACCGCGCCGGGACGCTGCACCGCATCGGCAAGCGCGCCAACGCGCTGCTGCAGGAACTGGGGCGCGAGGCGACGCACGCCGAGATCGCCGACGGGATGGACATCACCGAGGAGGAAGTCGCCAAGACGATGTCGATCTCGCAGGCGCACCTCTCCCTCGATGCGCCGCTCACGCCGGGCGAGGACAACAAGCTCCTCGACTACCTCCCCGACAACCTGAACCCCACTCCCGACGAGCAGACCTTCGAGAAAGCGCTCACGGAATCGATCGAGGAGGCGCTGTCGTCGCTCAAGGAGCGCGAGGCCAAGATCCTCCGGCTCTACTTCGGCCTCGACGGGGAGGAACCGATGACGCTCGAGCAGATCGGCGCCTTGTTAGGCATCACGCGCGAGCGCGTGCGCCAGATCAAGGAAAAGGCCCTCTCGCGCTTGCGCCACGTGTCGCGGGCGCGGGCGCTCGAATCGTATCTTGGCTGA